CAATCTATAATTCGCTGCAGGAGGTAGCATGGTATTTCGGAAACAAAGGATTTGACGGGGAATGCTGCGGGGACCTTTCTTTAGTTGAATTTATGACATTAAAAAAAACGTTCCTTAATAAAAATTTTTCAATACAGGACATAGGAAATGCATTGAATTTTACGAAAAGCGGAGCTACCAGAATTGTTGACCGCTTGGTAAGTAAGGGATACCTCACACGTGAACGTTCTTCCGTTGATGGGCGGGTTTGCTGTGTTTCAGTTACGGAAAAAGGAACAGAAATGATAAATGAGACCATGGGAAAAAATACTGCCCAGCTTCAAGAAAGGTTGAAAGACCTTGAACCACAGGTAGTGGATGTTATTAAAGATGCATTGGAAACTTTATTAACAGCAATAGAGCGGTAAGAGCTCAGATAGTCTAAAATTTTGCATCTAACTGGGGGGGTATATGTGAATTCACTTACAAGCACAATAAAATATTTTATTGTCATAACTGCGGAGCTTACGGTATTGTTTCTGGGAATCAGCACGATTGTGGCATTAATCCTTATGTATATATCTCAGGAGAAAATTAAAAACTGGATGTCAGGTAAGGGTATATGGGGTAATTTTATTGGAGCATTTATCGGGGCCTTGACACCTTTCTGTGCTTGTTCCACTATTCCGCTGACTCTTGGTTTTTTGGAAGCCGGAGTCACATTTGGCGCTGTGATATCATTTGTGATTGCTTCGCCCTTATTGAATCCTATAATACTGACCATGCTGGTGGCCTTGATGGGCTGGAAGGCAAGCGTAATCTATTTTATTATTGTGTTTGGCGGGACTGTTATTTTTGGAGTAATCCTGGAAAAAGCAGGTGGGTCCAAGCTTGTTAAGGGAGTCCGAATAAAAGGAGGTGAGCAGAAAGATAATGAAGAAATGCCCAAGGCTTTTAAATCCAAATTGAGGCTGTCTTTTATTAAAGCCTGGGGAGACTTCAGGGGTGTCTTAATTTATCTGCTGGTCGGTGTCGGTATTGGGTCAATTATTTACGGCTATCTGCCGCAGGATTTTGTATTAAAAATTGCCGGTCCGGATAATCCTTTTACCATCCCAATTGCAGCGCTAATAGGCATTCCCCTGTATATTCGTGCAGAAACGGCGATACCAATCGGAGTAGCCTTAATGCAAAAAGGTATGAGCATTGGAGCTGTAATCGCTCTAATTATTGGCGGGGCAGGTATGGCAATTCCCGAAATGAGTATGTTAGCAGGTATATTTAAGAAAAAATTGGTAGCAGCTATTATTATGGCGATTTTTCTTACAGCTGTTATTGGCGGATATATTTTCAATATGATTTTATAGGCAATACGTGAAAATGATTTCAAAAATTAATATGAAACATGAAAGGGGGAAACATGTTAATGAATAACGAAAATAAGAAGAAGGGATTATTTGAAAGCCTTTTTGGCAGCAAGAAAGATAAAAAAGGATCATGCTGCGGCAGTTTCCAGATAGAAGAATTGCCGGAAGAGAATACCGAAAAGAAAGATTCTGAGGCTTCCTTAAAGAAGCAGATTTGAGACAGAGCTTCAGGATGCATTGGACAGATTTAGAATTTAAAAAGTATTTTGAGTGGATACAGGCATCACATTTGCTGTGAAGCTTGTATCTTTTTTTGCCAGTTTTTAGATATAACTATTCCTGATAGGGGTATAATTTAATCCTATTACCCGAATTAGTATGTGCATGTTATAATTAGCACAAGCGGTAGTGTAAATTATTTCCAAAAATAGTGAGAATTAAATCAATTCTGACAACTTGGAGTTGTAATAATTAATTTGTCTCCATAAGGCAGTGCTTTGGTATCCAAAAAAACATATTTTAAAAGGAGAGGTGGGTTAGCAACAAGGCAAAACTCAAGCACTGCCGGCTGATGCCATAAGCAATTATAAAACACAAACGAAAGGGGAAATTATCAGATGCATTATTTATCAAAAAGAACAGTATTTTTAAGCCTTATGATGATACTTCTTCTAGTTGCAGCCGGGTGCAGTTCTTCCGGTGTCGCCCAGAATAACGTACCTGCTGCCAGTGAAACGGAAACTTCAGTTGCTGCAGCAGCTCTAAAACTCCATCCGGCAAGCCCGGAAACAGTAGCTACCAGTACTGAATCATTGGGAGCTTTTTCCCTTGATGAAATCGGCCCGTCTGACATTGTAGATGTTGCTTTTGTTGAATCCAAGGTTAAAGATTCCGGATGGGTAATAATTGACGCCCGTTCTGCTGAGGATTATGCCAAGGGACATATCCCGGGAGCTGTTAACTTTGGCGGCAAAGGTCTCGTTACTGTTCTCAAGCACCCAATGGATGGCCGTGTCCTGCCTGCCGAAAAATTTGCCAAGTTAATGAGTGAAATGGGAATCAGCAATGACATGGACTTGATTGTCTATGGAAAAGCCAATGATTATCATGTATTTATCGAAGGCTCTCCGCTTTATTACGGGGCAAAATCATTCCACTACATGAACGGTGGTTACGAGGCATGGCAGAAAGCAGGCCAGTCAGTTGAAACGGATCCCGTGAAACTGTCACCGGCTACTTTTACTGCCAAGTCTGTTAACCCCAATATGTATGTTTCCACATATCAAATGGCTGAAATCGCTTCAACAAAGGATCCCAATTACTACCTCATCGATGTTCGCAGTAAGGATGAGTATAATGGTATCGGCTTTGGCACTACCCGTGCCGGAAGGATTCCGGGAGGAATCTCCTATCCGGTAGATATTAACATGGATAAAGAAGCCGGAGTACTTGCAGTTGATAAATTTGCAGAACTTTATAAGGATGTTCCTAAAGACAAGACAGTTATTGTTTATTGCCACCGCGGCTGCCGGACCGCCTTCTCCTTCCTTGCTCTCCGCAGCTTAGGTTATAAGGACGTCCGGGTTTATGAAGATTCCTTTGTAGTTTATGGCAACTGGCTTGATTTGCCTGTAGAAGAAGAGCATTTCCTTAACCTGCGCGGTGATTTTAAGACAACGGTTGAGAGGGCCGAAATCCTATGGAAAGAAGCAGGTAAAAGCTAAATAATTACATCCTTTTTTAAAAAGGTGTCTTTTAAGTTATTGGGGAAGGAGATTAGTAGTGATTAAAGAAAAAAATAATCTGGAAGAGGGAAAAAACTCCCTGCTGAGCAGGAGAAAATTTCTGATAGGCGCAGGAGCTTTGGCGACATCCGGTGTACTGGCTGCCACAGGTCTGGTGGGATGCGGGGCGAAGGAAAAGCCCGCTGGGACTTCAGCTGAACCGGGTGCAACCCCATTATCTTCCGGTGGTAAAGTACCATGGAAATATCAAAAGTTGGATGTTGAGCTGGTAAGGAAAAGAGGATATGAAGCTTATTTTAAGTATGGCTGAGGTTATGGAGCCGCAGAAGCGTTGCTTCTGACTCTGAGAGAATCATCCGGGGGGCCGTGGGATAATATTCCAATTGAAATGTTCATATACGGCGCTGGTGGAGCATATTCATGGGGTACTTTATGCGGAGCTTTAAATACCAGTATGGCCATTATGTGCCTTGCTTCAGAAAAACATGCCGAAATAGGCAATGATTTAATCGGATGGTACACCGAGTTTCCATTCCCGTCCGACAAAATGGATGCTTATTCCCATTTTCCCAAACAGCATCAGACAATATCCAAATCACCTCTGTGCCACGTATCTGTAAGCACGTGGGCCAATGCTGCTGACTCCATTCAAAGGATTAATGAAAAGGCAAAGAAAGATCGCTGTGCCAAGGTTACCGGTGATACGGCTGCCAGGGCAGCAGAACTCCTGAACCAGGCTCTTGGCGGCAAGGTTGTTCCTCTGTACAAGGTTCCTGAGGAATTTAATCACTGTATGCAGTGTCACCAGGGAGAGAAGAGTACTTTGGATAACCAACAGGGGAAAATGAACTGTAATCTGTGTCATGATGTCGCTGACGATCATCCGGCGAAGACGCAGTAATCTTTTTAAAAAACAATTATAAATATAATGAGCTGAAACACAGCCGGACCCTTTCTTATAGCGGTTCGGCTGTGTTTCCTAATAGACATCTCAGGGGTGTTTGCTGCTCTAATCGTGATAGGGATTATAGGAATCATGTAGGTACGCTAAAGAAATTCTTGAATTGTATGATTCCCTGGAGGAGGAGATTGACAGCCTTCAGCAGAATAAAATGCAATAGGTGTTATTTTTTATATATATATAGAAGGTGATATATTTGAATACGGAAGAATTATGGGCCATCTATAGTTCCAGCCTGAAGACCTATATAATGAAACATATACCGGATAAATATGAAGCAGAAGATATACTTCAGGAAGTCGGCATTCGAATGCAAAAAAATGCAAACAGAATTAAAGATATAACCAATGTTGAGGCCTGGTTGTACCGGATAGCCCATAATTTAATAGTGGACTATTTCAGAGGAGCAAACAAGCATTTACTGACAGACCATATCAATGAAATACCCGTTCCAGCCGCAACTGAGCAGGAGAACTATAACAAAGAGGCGGCGGAGTGCTTGCTAAAACTTCTTGAATATCTTCCTGACACATATAAAGAAGCCATTATTGAAAGTGATTATAATGGTAAGAAGCAAAGCCTGTTAGGTCAAAAATGGGGATTAAGCAATTCCGGAAGCAAAACCAGAATCCAGCGGGCACGGAAAAAATTAAAAAAAGTGCTGCTTAGTTGCTGTGAAGTCAAATCAGATAACGCAGGGAATATAATAGATTTTTATAATAAAGAAAATGATGGAACTGAATTTTCGTGTATAAAGTGTTAGAATAAATGCGTCCTTTTGTTGATGCCTCCGTCTTTATTTATGAAAACACTATTACAGGGAGGTATTTAAATGAAAAAACTTATAATTGAATGGAAACATCTTGATGTTGAAGGGGAGACCTGCAACCGTTGTTATGATACGGGTGAAAATCTTAATCAGGAAGTAAAAAGATTAAACAGAGCGTTGCAACCACAGGGCATCGAGGTAGAATGGTTTGAGACCAAACTCGATGATACCCAGATTCCTCAATCAAATACTATCTTATTCAATGGAGTTCCTATTGAAGACATCTTGGATATTAAGGTATCAGAGAACTTCTGTGAGTCCTGTACTGCTTTACTGGGAAATGAAACTTACTGTCGAACCATTACATATGAAGGCTGCGAGTATGAAGACATACCTGCCAAGGCCATCCGGCAGGCGGCATTTAAGGTATTAGGCATAGAAGAAGCGAAAAGGGTGCCGATGGCAAATTCCGGCTGTTGTAATAACAGCGGCTGCTGCTAATTTCAGAAAAAAATTCTATTAGAACTATTCGGGCGGGGCATATGTTCCCTCCCGTTTTTGTTGTTTTGAAGTGGAACAGGTGAATTTTGAGACGGCGGGTTTTGAATGTGCCCTGATACCTTTTGACATCTGTGTTGAAGCTGAGTTGATGGGGTGTAAAATAAAGTATTTTCGCAATAGCAACGAATCAATATATCCGAATATAAAGAAACGTTTAATTATAGAACCAAACGAAATCGAAGGAGTGGAGGCTCCTGATGAGGTTATGGGGAGATGAGGTCAGGTTAAAGATACTGCAAATGCTGACAGAACGTGAAATGTGTGTCTGTGAAATAATTGACTGGCTGGACATGTCCCAGCCGGTAGTTTCCCATCACCTGAAAATTCTCAGGCAGGCCGGGCTGGTGAAAGACTGCCGGGACGGGAAGTGGATATATTACTCCTTAAATGAAAACCCGGGGAGGTTGTTACTGTTCTAATCCCTGAATTTGTAACCTCCAAATGGTGGCACCGTTTTCTGCATAACCAAACCGGGTTAATGCTGCAGAACCTCTTGGTGCTGAAGACAGATGTGGTTGTAACGGCAGTCCCGTTCCACTTACAGAATAAACGTGCCTGAGCAGTAGGATGCCCCATCGGAGGATGCTAAACTTGCTCAAAATTAAACAACATCAGTCCGATGGATGTTCGAACCAAGGCTAAGTGTTCGTAATGGACGATATTTAGTTTCTCAAACCTCAAGGGAAATGAACTGAATACATTAAAACCATGACCACAAAAATTTGGTTCTGTAGGGAAATAACGTTTTATGTCGAAAAGAGTAATAAAATAGTAGTAATTGGAATATGGGGGGTGTTGGGAATAAAGCTAATTAAATTGAGCTTAATAGTTATCTGTATCATGCTGACCTCTGCTATGCCCGCTTTTGCAGAAAATGCGGCAGATGTACAGGGGCACTGGGGAGAAAAAGAGATAAATCAATGGATAGAACAAGGATTTATCACAGGATATGCCGATGGGACATTTAAACCGGACCAGAATATAACCAGGGCCGAGTTTATAACAATCCTGAACAAAGCGTTAGGGCTTAAGGAGAAAACAGAGGACAATTTTAAGGATGTTCCCCAACGTGCCTGGTATGCCGGGGAATTTGCAAAAGCCAGGTATGCAGCATATATTTCAGGTTACAATGACGGCAGCGTTAGACCGCAAAACAATATTTCGCGGCAGGAGGTTGCAGTACTTGTGGCCAATCTTCTGAGGTTAACTGAAGCCAATAATTTGATGACAGTGAAAAAATTTAGGGACGCGGCTTCTATACCTGCCTGGAGTAAAGCATGTATTAACCAGCTGGCAGTTAAGGGATATATTAATGGTTATGCAGACCAGACTTTTCATCCCACGGCACCTATCACCAGGGCTGAGGCTGTTGCCATGCTAAACAGGGTTTTGGGCCAAATAATAAGTGAACCCAAGACTTATGGACCTGAAACAGGGCAAGAGGTGATTAACGGCAACCTTACCCTGACCAGTCAGGATATTATATTACAGAACCTGACCGTGGCAGGGGATATGTACTGCACTGCAGGTATTGGTGAAGGTAATGTCTATGTTAAGGATTCAGATATTAAAGGTAATATTATTATCAGCGGCGGGGGAATAAACTCTGTAATTTTTCTGAATACCTCTTCCCAAGGAATTATCATTTATAAAAACAGCGGCAGGGTACGTGTTGTAGCCGAAGGGGATACTTCTTTAAACAAAGCGGTTTTGGAGACCCCGGCAATATTGGTGGAACAGGATGCCCGGGGCAAAGGATTCAGTGATGTTGAGATAATTGTCATCAAACCGGGGGAAGCAGTTGAGTTGGATGGGGATTTCCAAAATGTTTCCATAGCTGCAAAGATTGAAGTGAGTATAACGGGAAATACCAATATAAATAATATTGAAATTGACAGTTCGGCAGAAGGCAGTCAGATTGATATAGACAGCAGTGCAAGTATAAATAATGTTATTATTAATGCGGGCATCCAGATCACCGGCAGCGGAACGATTGATGCTGCAGTTGTTAATGCCAATAATGTGACAATTCAGCAGAAGGTGAACCGGGTAACGGTGTCCCAAGCAGTGCAGTCAACTAATGTGGGAGGCCAGGAGATTAATGAGCCGGGAGTGGTGACAACTCCTGTGGCAGGCGGCAGCGGAAGCTCTAATTCCACTCATGCTCCGGCAGCAGGTCAAGATACGGGGGCTGTAAATGAAGATGAAAGCGTATTAATAGATGTACTGGCGAATGACACCGATGCCTTGAGTCATACGCTGACAGTCACCGGCTTCACCTATGAAATCAGTGACGGCAATGGCGGGACCGCGACAGCCACGGTTAGTGTAACCATAAATGCGGTCAACGATGCCCCGGCTACGGTCAATGATACTGCTGCAGTTGACCAGGATAGTACTGTGCTGATAGATGTAATAGCCAATGATACGGATGTTGAGGGTGATACCCTGTCAATCACGAGCCTCACCCAGGGGACTAACGGTATGGTGTCCAAGGAAGGAGACAGCCTGAGGTATACGCCTGATGCCGGTTACACCGGAGCCGACAGTTTTACCTATAATATCAGTGACGGCAACGGCGGTACCGCAACAGGCACAGTAAGTGTTACGGTGAACCTTGCCGGGCCTTTGTTATCAATGGATATAGACGAACCTTTCTGGATAACAGAACGTTTCCCGGTATCAATAACTCACACGGGGACTTATGAATTCAGAACAAGTTTTTATTCTTTCGATTGCGATACCATCCTGTATGTTTTAGATGCAGCTACAGCTGGCAATATACTGGGATCTAATGATGATTACACCGATTTATATGCCTGTGTTATCTTAAACCTGGACCCGGGAACATATTACGTAAAGGTTGAAGAGTTTTCAGCAAGTTATCTTTATTGTCACTTAGAAGTTTCTGAATTGTAGTATATAAAAAAGGCCTGACCGCTCCGGTCAGGCCTTTCCCTCGTGCGCCCCGCATGGGCCTTTTTCTAGCACTTTCCCCTAAAATACTTTCTTACAGTTCAAATGTGTCTGCACATTATCCAGGACTTCACCGAACCTCTGGAAGTGGACAACTTCACGCTCCCGGAGGAACTTGAGGGTATCATTGACACAGGGGTCATCACTTAAGTTGAGGATGTTTTCATAGGTGGCCCTGGCCTTTTCCTCAGCGGCCATATCCTCGACCAGGTTTGCCACCGGGTCTCCCTTGGCGGCAAAGTAGGCCGCGGTAAAGGGTACTCCCCCGGCATTCTGCAGGAAGACATCCTTGCCGTGGTTGGCGTAATAGGCTTCCAGCCCGGCTGCCTTGGCCTGGGCGGGGGTTACCCCCTTCATCAGCTTATAGAACAGTGTGGCAATGATCTCCCAGTGTGCCAGCTCTTCGGTCCCAATATCTGTAAGCACTCCTTTGGCCATTCCTGTCGGCATTGTATACCGCTGTGTCAGGTAGCGGTTGGCTGCTGCCGCTTCCCCGTCGGAGCCGCCGTACTGTTCCAGGACTATTTTCGCAAGCCGTGGGTTGGGGCCGCTTACCCGGACAGGGTATTGAAGCTTTTTCTCATATATCCACATACTATCTTAGCCCTCCTTAGTACTCGATTTGCCACGGCCATGGCTCGTCAATCCAGCGCCATGGGTGCTGGCTGGGGGAAGTGCCGAAGTTCATCAGGGGACCGTAGCATTTTTCGTATTCAAACTTGAGTTTTTTCAGACACTCAGTGACCTGGTTATATTCTGCCAATGCCTTGATATCAGCAGGATGTGTGTCCAGGAAGAGGTTAAGTTCAACGGCAGTAAATTCGTAGCTCATTATTTCCTTGAGCAGGTGTGCCTGGTGAGAAATTTTCCTATTCATAGCTACCTCCTGTCATTATTACCATTCAGATGTACACGGATGGGGAGTATAAGGTCTCACAAGTTCCGGAAAGATAGTGCCATGGTACAGGCCGATTTCCGGGTCAAATACCAGCCTCATATACTGGTAAGGTGTCCATGCCTGTGCCAGCCGGGCCTGGGGAAAGCACGCTCCTATTGGCTCCGGAGGCAGACAGTTGTTATATTCTCTCAACATTTTTTGACCCCCTCTAAACAGAGTTATTCCTATGTTTAGGATATGCAGAAAAACCGGTATTTGTTATTCGTCACCCAATATGTAAACAAAAAAAGGAGTCTCATTCCGAGACTCCGCATTTACGCCCTAGGAATACATTTTCCATTTCCCCTCTCATAATACATTTTTCATATTGAGGGCTTCTTTTTCAGGGACGTGTTTGATAAGCAGCTTTAGTTCCGCCATTTCCGACATAAAGCCGGATAGGTCCCTGGTGTCCATGAATTTTTTAGTCCGGGACATTGATGTATTTATCTGGTCCAGTTCGATGTGGTCAATCAGGATGGTCCATTTGACGATGGTCCGTTCCCATATGGCATGAAGTTTGGAAAAGTCAGATTCGGCCTGCTGCCAGTCATCATTGGCAACACTTTTTTCAATTCGTTCAGCCATAACCAGGAGTTCATTTGCGGTGCTGTCAAGATAATAATAGGCATAGGTTCCGAAACCCAGGAGAAGGGCTAAAATCACTATTGTAGCG
This Phosphitispora fastidiosa DNA region includes the following protein-coding sequences:
- a CDS encoding MarR family winged helix-turn-helix transcriptional regulator, whose product is MDKNISAIYNSLQEVAWYFGNKGFDGECCGDLSLVEFMTLKKTFLNKNFSIQDIGNALNFTKSGATRIVDRLVSKGYLTRERSSVDGRVCCVSVTEKGTEMINETMGKNTAQLQERLKDLEPQVVDVIKDALETLLTAIER
- a CDS encoding permease, with protein sequence MNSLTSTIKYFIVITAELTVLFLGISTIVALILMYISQEKIKNWMSGKGIWGNFIGAFIGALTPFCACSTIPLTLGFLEAGVTFGAVISFVIASPLLNPIILTMLVALMGWKASVIYFIIVFGGTVIFGVILEKAGGSKLVKGVRIKGGEQKDNEEMPKAFKSKLRLSFIKAWGDFRGVLIYLLVGVGIGSIIYGYLPQDFVLKIAGPDNPFTIPIAALIGIPLYIRAETAIPIGVALMQKGMSIGAVIALIIGGAGMAIPEMSMLAGIFKKKLVAAIIMAIFLTAVIGGYIFNMIL
- a CDS encoding sulfurtransferase → MHYLSKRTVFLSLMMILLLVAAGCSSSGVAQNNVPAASETETSVAAAALKLHPASPETVATSTESLGAFSLDEIGPSDIVDVAFVESKVKDSGWVIIDARSAEDYAKGHIPGAVNFGGKGLVTVLKHPMDGRVLPAEKFAKLMSEMGISNDMDLIVYGKANDYHVFIEGSPLYYGAKSFHYMNGGYEAWQKAGQSVETDPVKLSPATFTAKSVNPNMYVSTYQMAEIASTKDPNYYLIDVRSKDEYNGIGFGTTRAGRIPGGISYPVDINMDKEAGVLAVDKFAELYKDVPKDKTVIVYCHRGCRTAFSFLALRSLGYKDVRVYEDSFVVYGNWLDLPVEEEHFLNLRGDFKTTVERAEILWKEAGKS
- a CDS encoding C-GCAxxG-C-C family protein, with protein sequence MLLTLRESSGGPWDNIPIEMFIYGAGGAYSWGTLCGALNTSMAIMCLASEKHAEIGNDLIGWYTEFPFPSDKMDAYSHFPKQHQTISKSPLCHVSVSTWANAADSIQRINEKAKKDRCAKVTGDTAARAAELLNQALGGKVVPLYKVPEEFNHCMQCHQGEKSTLDNQQGKMNCNLCHDVADDHPAKTQ
- a CDS encoding sigma-70 family RNA polymerase sigma factor, with the translated sequence MIYLNTEELWAIYSSSLKTYIMKHIPDKYEAEDILQEVGIRMQKNANRIKDITNVEAWLYRIAHNLIVDYFRGANKHLLTDHINEIPVPAATEQENYNKEAAECLLKLLEYLPDTYKEAIIESDYNGKKQSLLGQKWGLSNSGSKTRIQRARKKLKKVLLSCCEVKSDNAGNIIDFYNKENDGTEFSCIKC
- a CDS encoding DUF2703 domain-containing protein — encoded protein: MKKLIIEWKHLDVEGETCNRCYDTGENLNQEVKRLNRALQPQGIEVEWFETKLDDTQIPQSNTILFNGVPIEDILDIKVSENFCESCTALLGNETYCRTITYEGCEYEDIPAKAIRQAAFKVLGIEEAKRVPMANSGCCNNSGCC
- a CDS encoding uroporphyrinogen decarboxylase family protein, translated to MNFETAGFECALIPFDICVEAELMGCKIKYFRNSNESIYPNIKKRLIIEPNEIEGVEAPDEVMGR
- a CDS encoding ArsR/SmtB family transcription factor, coding for MRLWGDEVRLKILQMLTEREMCVCEIIDWLDMSQPVVSHHLKILRQAGLVKDCRDGKWIYYSLNENPGRLLLF
- a CDS encoding S-layer homology domain-containing protein encodes the protein MLGIKLIKLSLIVICIMLTSAMPAFAENAADVQGHWGEKEINQWIEQGFITGYADGTFKPDQNITRAEFITILNKALGLKEKTEDNFKDVPQRAWYAGEFAKARYAAYISGYNDGSVRPQNNISRQEVAVLVANLLRLTEANNLMTVKKFRDAASIPAWSKACINQLAVKGYINGYADQTFHPTAPITRAEAVAMLNRVLGQIISEPKTYGPETGQEVINGNLTLTSQDIILQNLTVAGDMYCTAGIGEGNVYVKDSDIKGNIIISGGGINSVIFLNTSSQGIIIYKNSGRVRVVAEGDTSLNKAVLETPAILVEQDARGKGFSDVEIIVIKPGEAVELDGDFQNVSIAAKIEVSITGNTNINNIEIDSSAEGSQIDIDSSASINNVIINAGIQITGSGTIDAAVVNANNVTIQQKVNRVTVSQAVQSTNVGGQEINEPGVVTTPVAGGSGSSNSTHAPAAGQDTGAVNEDESVLIDVLANDTDALSHTLTVTGFTYEISDGNGGTATATVSVTINAVNDAPATVNDTAAVDQDSTVLIDVIANDTDVEGDTLSITSLTQGTNGMVSKEGDSLRYTPDAGYTGADSFTYNISDGNGGTATGTVSVTVNLAGPLLSMDIDEPFWITERFPVSITHTGTYEFRTSFYSFDCDTILYVLDAATAGNILGSNDDYTDLYACVILNLDPGTYYVKVEEFSASYLYCHLEVSEL
- a CDS encoding manganese catalase family protein — encoded protein: MWIYEKKLQYPVRVSGPNPRLAKIVLEQYGGSDGEAAAANRYLTQRYTMPTGMAKGVLTDIGTEELAHWEIIATLFYKLMKGVTPAQAKAAGLEAYYANHGKDVFLQNAGGVPFTAAYFAAKGDPVANLVEDMAAEEKARATYENILNLSDDPCVNDTLKFLREREVVHFQRFGEVLDNVQTHLNCKKVF
- a CDS encoding spore coat protein CotJB; this translates as MNRKISHQAHLLKEIMSYEFTAVELNLFLDTHPADIKALAEYNQVTECLKKLKFEYEKCYGPLMNFGTSPSQHPWRWIDEPWPWQIEY
- a CDS encoding spore coat associated protein CotJA, yielding MLREYNNCLPPEPIGACFPQARLAQAWTPYQYMRLVFDPEIGLYHGTIFPELVRPYTPHPCTSEW
- a CDS encoding DUF4363 family protein — translated: MKIVVATIVILALLLGFGTYAYYYLDSTANELLVMAERIEKSVANDDWQQAESDFSKLHAIWERTIVKWTILIDHIELDQINTSMSRTKKFMDTRDLSGFMSEMAELKLLIKHVPEKEALNMKNVL